ACTTGACTTGAACTGATGGAAGGCTACTTATAGCCTTGATTTATTGCAGTGCGAGCAGACAAGCATTGaactgtttggcatagggtggcaGCTGCAAACTCACTGGGAGTGACACATACCAGTGCTCAGGGCACTATAGTACTTTCCCCAAATCCCAAAATTCTGGGCTCCAAACTTGTTTGGTCTCCAGGATTTCGGGCACAAGGTTGTGGACCTGTAGCAGCAAACATTAGGGAGCACTTACTATAACCACTACCTTTTTTAATCCCCATAACGGTCCTTGAGGGAGGTGTTCCTTGACACACATTTTTCTGATGAAAAGAGTGAGACTCAGAGAGAACTAGGTCTAAGGTGAGAGCTGGGATTCAAGGGATCCCAAGGTTTTGGGAGACCCTTTTAACCCCCTACATTCCAGGATGGGCAAGAGGGTGGTGCTGACCTTGTCTCGTATCTGCTGCCGGACCTTCTCACGCTCGGCCTCCATGCGCGCGTGCTTGGCCTTGCGCTCCTCTTCTTGCTGCCGAAGTGCCTCCTGccgctcctcctccttcttctgtgCATCAGggtccttctcctcctctccacccAGCATCTTCCCCATGTCCTTGGTGGCCCCTGTTGGGGATGGGTTGGGGAGGAAGAGGACAGAGTCATGGAGGCaaggctggggatgggggggcCTGGTGTGCTGAGGCCCCTCCCACCTGGGTCTGGACTGGGTAGTGGGCATGGGGTGCAGGGCTAGGGCCTCACCTCCAAGGGCCTGCTTCATGACGAAGTCCATGCCTACAACTCTGTTTAGAGTGCCCTAGCCAGCAGCCAAATTTGCATGCAGCACTTCAGGCAGGCCTGGCTTGGGGAGATGTGGCAACCTGCAAAAAGAAGAGTTGGGGGTTAGATGGGAGAAGCTTCTGCACAGGCAGGGCAGTGGAGTTGGACAAACGACCGGTCACCCTGGTTCAGGCATCAGGTACCATCAGCCAGAGGCCAAGACCCAGTGCCTGGTACCGCATGGAAAGGGATGGAAAAGGGCTGTTTCCTGAGCACTTGCTATGCGCCAGGCATATATGTGCTGCCAAATGGCTTCTGATCCCTATTTTAAAACCTTCCTCTTGACCATGTTGCTTTAATTTGATCGAAGCCAGGAATGTTGGAAAAAGCCTGGAATTTGGATAGAGGCAGAGCTGGGTTCTAATGTCACCCTAACTCCTTATTTGCCACGTGACTTCCACGCAAGTTATCCAATCTCcttgagccccagtttcctcctctataagaCAGAGATGGCCATGCCTCTTTTCTCAGGGATACTGTGGAGACTGGAGAGAATTACAGCCTGGGCCACTGCATCAAGCCCTAGAAGGACTGAGCTTGCACTCGGGGCCCCAGCAAATAAGAGGTAGATGAAAAAATGAGAACAGCCAGCTTACATGAACATATCCAGACTTCTGAAATTAG
This window of the Mesoplodon densirostris isolate mMesDen1 chromosome 3, mMesDen1 primary haplotype, whole genome shotgun sequence genome carries:
- the CPLX2 gene encoding complexin-2; translation: MDFVMKQALGGATKDMGKMLGGEEEKDPDAQKKEEERQEALRQQEEERKAKHARMEAEREKVRQQIRDKYGLKKKEEKEAEEKAALEQPCEGSLTRPKKAIPAGCGDEEEEEEESILDTVLKYLPGPLQDMFKK